In Nicotiana tabacum cultivar K326 chromosome 11, ASM71507v2, whole genome shotgun sequence, a single window of DNA contains:
- the LOC142166022 gene encoding uncharacterized protein LOC142166022 yields the protein MENYVENVWDFVNTPKILYHDDGYYIFTFDSLEDRDKVMQLGPYIFHNKPFILKNWSLDFVFDPKCLNVIPLWVRFPNLPVGHWPAEALSKLASVVGRPMYTDLYTTEMDRISFARVLVEIDISHPLRSDIEIHTPV from the coding sequence ATGGAGAACTATGTTGAAAATGTGTGGGATTTTGTtaatactccaaaaatcttaTACCATGATGATGGCTATTACATATTTACATTTGATTCACTTGAAGATAGGGATAAAGTCATGCAACTAGGTCCTTACATTTTTCATAATAAGCCATTTATTTTGAAGAATTGGTCACTTGATTTTGTCTTTGATCCGAAGTGTTTGAATGTGATTCCATTGTGGGTAAGATTCCCAAATTTGCCAGTGGGACATTGGCCAGCTGAGGCTCTAAGCAAATTGGCAAGTGTAGTAGGAAGGCCAATGTATACAGACTTATACACTACTGAGATGGATAGAATTTCATTTGCCAGAGTCCTTGTAGAAATAGATATTTCTCATCCTCTACGAAGTGATATTGAAATTCATACACCAGTATGA